The Mixophyes fleayi isolate aMixFle1 chromosome 1, aMixFle1.hap1, whole genome shotgun sequence genome includes a region encoding these proteins:
- the RPL37 gene encoding large ribosomal subunit protein eL37, protein MTKGTSSFGKRRNKTHTLCRRCGSKAYHLQKSTCGKCGYPAKRKRKYNWSAKAKRRNTTGTGRMRHLKVVYRRFRNGFREGTTPKPKRAAVAASSSS, encoded by the exons ATG ACGAAGGGAACATCGTCATTTGGAAAGCGCCGCAATAAGACGCACACTTTGTGCCGTCGCTGTGGCTCCAAGGCCTACCACCTACAGAAGTCCACATGCGGCAAGTGCGGGTACCCAGCAAAGCGCAAGAGAAAGT ACAACTGGAGCGCTAAGGCCAAGAGACGCAACACCACTGGCACTGGCCGTATGAGACATCTGAAGGTTGTGTACCGTAGATTCAG GAATGGATTCCGTGAAGGCACAACACCCAAACCCAAGAGAGCCGCAGTTGCAGCTTCCAGCTCATCTTAA